In a genomic window of Streptomyces roseoviridis:
- a CDS encoding pyridoxal phosphate-dependent aminotransferase, which produces MQVIQSTKLANVCYEIRGPVLEEAMRLEAAGHRILKLNTGNPAAFGFECPPAILEDMLRNLAEAHGYGDAKGLLSARRAVMSHYETKGIPLSVEDIYLGNGVSELIQMSMQALLDDGDEVLVPAPDYPLWTASVSLAGGTAVHYRCDEQSDWMPDLADIERKITDRTKAIVIINPNNPTGAVYDDEMLRSLTEIARRHRLVVCSDEIYDKILYDGVTHTPTAAIAPDLLVLTFNGMSKNYRVAGFRSGWLAVCGPKAHASSYIEGLTILANMRLCANMPAQHAVAAALQGRQSIEDLVLPGGRLLEQRDTAYELLTRIPGVTCVKPKGALYLFPRLDPSVYKIKDDRQMVLDLLRAEKIMVVHGTGFNWHEPDHFRIVTLPNATDLADAVTRIGNFLDGYGQH; this is translated from the coding sequence ATGCAGGTGATCCAGTCCACGAAGCTCGCCAACGTCTGTTACGAAATCCGGGGCCCGGTGCTCGAAGAGGCGATGCGGCTGGAAGCTGCGGGTCACCGCATCCTCAAGCTCAACACGGGAAACCCGGCCGCCTTCGGCTTCGAGTGTCCGCCCGCCATCCTCGAGGACATGCTGCGCAACCTCGCCGAGGCGCACGGCTACGGCGACGCCAAGGGCCTGCTGTCCGCCCGGCGGGCGGTGATGAGCCACTACGAGACCAAGGGCATCCCCCTGTCGGTCGAGGACATCTATCTCGGCAACGGGGTGTCCGAGCTGATCCAGATGTCGATGCAGGCGCTGCTCGACGACGGCGACGAGGTGCTCGTCCCGGCCCCCGACTATCCGCTGTGGACGGCGTCGGTCTCGCTGGCCGGCGGTACGGCCGTGCACTACCGCTGCGACGAGCAGTCGGACTGGATGCCGGACCTCGCCGACATCGAGCGGAAGATCACCGATCGGACCAAGGCGATCGTGATCATCAATCCGAACAACCCGACCGGCGCCGTCTACGACGACGAGATGCTGCGGAGCCTGACGGAGATCGCCCGCCGCCACCGTCTGGTGGTCTGCTCGGACGAGATCTACGACAAGATCCTCTACGACGGAGTGACGCACACCCCGACCGCCGCCATCGCCCCCGACCTGCTGGTGCTGACCTTCAACGGGATGAGCAAGAACTACCGGGTGGCGGGTTTCCGCTCCGGCTGGCTCGCGGTCTGCGGCCCGAAGGCGCACGCCTCCTCGTACATCGAGGGGCTGACGATCCTCGCCAACATGCGGCTGTGCGCCAACATGCCGGCCCAGCACGCGGTGGCCGCCGCCCTGCAGGGGCGGCAGTCGATCGAGGACCTGGTGCTGCCGGGCGGGCGGCTCCTGGAGCAGCGGGACACGGCGTACGAACTGCTGACGCGGATCCCGGGCGTGACCTGCGTGAAGCCGAAGGGCGCCCTGTACCTCTTCCCGCGGCTCGACCCGAGCGTCTACAAGATCAAGGACGACCGGCAGATGGTCCTGGACCTGCTGCGGGCGGAGAAGATCATGGTGGTGCACGGGACCGGCTTCAACTGGCACGAGCCGGACCACTTCCGGATCGTGACGCTGCCGAACGCCACGGACCTGGCCGACGCGGTGACCCGGATCGGGAACTTCCTGGACGGCTACGGCCAGCACTGA